In the genome of Globicephala melas chromosome 3, mGloMel1.2, whole genome shotgun sequence, one region contains:
- the ISYNA1 gene encoding inositol-3-phosphate synthase 1, with protein MEAASEFVVESPDVVYSPEAIEAQYEYRTTCVSREGGVLKVHPTSTRFTFRTARQVPRLGVMLVGWGGNNGSTLTAAVLANRLRLSWPTRTGRKEANYYGSLTQAGTVSLGLDAEGQEVFVPFSSLLPMVAPDDIVFDGWDISSLNLAEAMRRAQVLDWGLQEQLWPHMEALRPRPSVYIPEFIAANQSARADNVIPGTRAQQLEQIRRDIRDFRSSAGLDKVIVLWTANTERFCEVVPGLNDTAENLLRTIQLGLEVSPSTLFAVASILEGCAFLNGSPQNTLVPGALELAWQRRVFVGGDDFKSGQTKVKSVLVDFLIGSGLKTMSIVSYNHLGNNDGQNLSAPPQFRSKEVSKSSVVDDMVHSNPVLYSPGEEPDHCVVIKYVPYVGDSKRALDEYTSELMLGGTNTLVLHNTCEDSLLAAPIMLDLALLTELCQRVSFCTDIDPEPQSFHPVLSLLGFLFKAPLAPPGSPVVNALFRQRSCIENILRACVGLPPQNHMLLEHKMERPGLKQVGHVATACPVPCKKGSAPTAPNGCTGDAYGHSQAEAPQMPTT; from the exons ATGGAGGCCGCAAGTGAGTTCGTGGTCGAGAGCCCCGACGTGGTCTACAGCCCCGAGGCCATCGAGGCGCAGTATGAGTACCGGACGACGTGCGTCAGCCGCGAGGGCGGCGTCCTCAAG GTGCACCCCACGTCCACGCGCTTCACCTTCCGGACCGCCCGGCAGGTGCCCCGGCTCGGGGTCATGCTCGTCGGCTGGGGCGGGAACAACGGCTCCACGCTGACCGCTGCCGTGCTGGCCAACCGACTGCGCCTGTCCTGGCCCACGCGCACCGGCCGCAAG gAGGCCAACTACTACGGCTCGCTGACGCAGGCGGGCACTGTTAGCCTGGGTCTGGACGCCGAGGGCCAGGAGGTGTTCGTGCCCTTCAGCTCGCTGCTGCCCATGGTGGCACCCGACGACATCGTGTTCGACG GCTGGGACATATCGTCGCTGAACCTGGCGGAGGCGATGCGGCGCGCGCAGGTACTGGATTGGGGGCTGCAGGAGCAACTGTGGCCGCACATGGAGGCCCTGCGCCCGCGGCCCTCCGTCTACATCCCCGAGTTCATCGCAGCTAACCAGAGCGCGCGCGCCGACAACGTAATCCCGGGCACGCGCGCGCAGCAG ctggagCAGATCCGTAGGGACATCCGCGACTTCCGGTCCAGCGCCGGGCTGGACAAAGTCATCGTGCTGTGGACAGCGAACACGGAGCGCTTCTGCGAAGTGGTCCCGGGCCTCAATGACACCGCTGAGAACCTGCTGCGCACCATCCAG CTGGGCCTGGAAGTGTCGCCCTCCACCCTCTTTGCCGTGGCCAGCATCTTGGAGGGCTGCGCCTTCCTCAATGGGTCCCCACAGAACACGCTGGTGCCTGGTGCCCTCGAGCTTGCATGGCAGCGCCGTGTCTTTGTGGGTGGAGACGACTTCAAGTCGGGGCAGACCAAGGTCAAGTCCGTGCTCGTGGACTTCCTTATTGGCTCTGGCCTCAAG ACCATGTCCATCGTGAGCTACAACCACCTGGGCAACAACGACGGGCAGAACCTGTCGGCGCCGCCACAGTTCCGCTCCAAGGAGGTGTCGAAGAGCAGCGTGGTAGACGACATGGTGCACAGCAACCCAGTGCTCTACTCGCCGGGCGAAGAGCCCGACCACTGC GTGGTCATCAAGTACGTGCCATACGTGGGTGACAGCAAGCGTGCCCTGGATGAGTACACATCGGAGCTGATGCTGGGCGGTACCAACACGCTGGTGCTGCACAACACGTGCGAG GACTCACTCCTGGCCGCGCCCATCATGCTGGACCTGGCCCTGCTGACTGAACTGTGCCAGCGTGTGAGCTTCTGCACCGACATCGACCCGGAGCCGCAGAGCTTCCACCCGGTGCTGTCGCTGCTTGGCTTCCTGTTCAAGGCACCGCTTGCACCACCGGGCAGCCCAGTGGTCAACGCGCTCTTCCGCCAGCGCAGCTGCATCGAGAATATCCTCAG GGCCTGCGTGGGGCTCCCGCCGCAGAACCACATGCTTCTGGAGCACAAGATGGAGCGCCCTGGCCTCAAGCAAGTTGGGCATGTGGCCACCGCCTGCCCCGTGCCTTGCAAGAAAGGATCAGCGCCAACTGCCCCCAATGGCTGTACTGGTGACGCCTATGGGCACTCACAGGCTGAGGCACCCCAGATGCCCACCACCTAA